Proteins encoded in a region of the Paenibacillus wynnii genome:
- a CDS encoding DODA-type extradiol aromatic ring-opening family dioxygenase, whose protein sequence is MKLPAFFIAHGSPLLALEDNDYTRFLARLGQDLPLPRGIVVFSAHWDSPEQLVTVDGQHETQHDFYGFPDEMYELVYPAPGDPLLSRRICELFKKHNLAHQPILGRGLDHGVWVILQKMFPKADIPVVALSVDSLRSPSEQYEIGRMLAPLRDEGILFIGSGGLIHNLRLLSEKDQPEDWALSFDEWIAKSLEAWDLPSLFAYEKKAPHVREAVPSYGREHFVPLFYAMGTADEGRRAQRMIQAYQYGTLSLNCWMLD, encoded by the coding sequence ATGAAATTACCGGCATTTTTTATCGCGCATGGATCCCCGTTGCTTGCCCTAGAGGATAATGACTATACTCGTTTCCTTGCAAGGTTAGGTCAGGATCTTCCATTGCCCCGAGGCATCGTAGTATTCTCAGCACATTGGGACAGCCCCGAGCAGTTGGTTACGGTGGATGGACAGCATGAGACACAGCATGATTTCTACGGCTTCCCTGATGAAATGTATGAACTGGTTTATCCGGCCCCTGGTGATCCTCTTCTTAGCCGCAGAATTTGCGAGCTGTTTAAGAAGCATAATTTGGCCCATCAACCCATTCTTGGGCGGGGTTTGGATCATGGTGTATGGGTGATTTTGCAGAAAATGTTTCCTAAAGCCGATATCCCGGTAGTTGCATTATCCGTGGATTCGCTCCGTTCTCCTAGTGAGCAGTATGAGATCGGGCGGATGTTAGCACCGTTGCGGGATGAAGGGATATTGTTCATTGGAAGCGGAGGATTGATTCACAATCTAAGGCTGCTGAGTGAGAAGGATCAACCCGAAGACTGGGCGCTAAGCTTTGATGAATGGATTGCCAAGTCCTTGGAGGCTTGGGACCTGCCTTCGCTGTTTGCGTACGAGAAGAAAGCACCGCATGTCCGTGAAGCGGTTCCCTCTTACGGTAGAGAGCATTTCGTTCCGCTCTTTTACGCCATGGGTACAGCAGATGAAGGAAGGCGGGCTCAGCGTATGATTCAAGCCTATCAATACGGTACGCTGAGTCTGAACTGCTGGATGCTGGATTAA
- a CDS encoding response regulator encodes MPLSFCIVDDDGSARRMLQYIIEDSGIGEVIGMADCGQDGVRLILSERPDIVLMDLLMPDQDGIETINTLQAQGCRSKFVMISQIENGDMVGRAYRSGIEFFIRKPINRIEVEAVLHKVNERYAINRYLDEIKSSLEKLEGLQFGAAPLPVVKRTVREILQPILMNLGMIGESGSRDIIGIMEVLSNREDTGSLPPLKELYEMAARTYKENPSDIAKESKAIEQRLRRALSAGLTNLASIGLTDYGNPKFEHYAPLYFDFEEVRLKMKEIEQGKETGKVKVNIKKFLQVLYLELQEGMGR; translated from the coding sequence ATGCCGCTTTCTTTCTGTATAGTGGATGATGATGGAAGTGCCAGAAGAATGCTGCAGTATATTATCGAAGACAGCGGAATTGGTGAAGTGATCGGGATGGCGGATTGCGGTCAGGACGGCGTCCGTTTAATTTTAAGTGAGCGCCCGGACATTGTACTGATGGATCTGCTCATGCCGGACCAGGATGGGATTGAGACCATTAATACGCTTCAGGCTCAGGGCTGCCGGTCCAAATTCGTTATGATCTCCCAAATCGAAAACGGGGATATGGTGGGACGAGCCTACCGGAGCGGAATTGAGTTCTTCATACGTAAGCCGATAAACCGGATCGAAGTGGAGGCTGTGCTACATAAGGTAAATGAGCGCTACGCTATCAACCGCTATCTGGACGAGATCAAGTCCAGCCTGGAGAAGCTGGAAGGGCTGCAGTTTGGCGCCGCTCCTCTGCCGGTGGTCAAACGTACCGTACGGGAGATTTTGCAGCCGATATTGATGAATCTGGGGATGATTGGGGAGAGCGGGAGCCGTGACATTATCGGAATTATGGAGGTCCTGTCGAACCGTGAGGATACCGGAAGTCTGCCGCCGCTCAAAGAATTGTATGAAATGGCAGCTAGAACCTATAAGGAAAACCCGAGTGACATCGCTAAGGAAAGCAAAGCCATCGAACAACGGCTTCGGCGTGCGTTATCAGCGGGTCTAACCAATCTTGCTTCAATCGGACTGACGGATTATGGCAATCCCAAGTTTGAACATTATGCTCCGCTTTATTTTGACTTCGAAGAAGTACGCCTGAAAATGAAGGAAATCGAGCAGGGCAAGGAAACCGGCAAAGTGAAAGTCAATATTAAGAAGTTTCTTCAGGTGTTGTATTTGGAGCTCCAAGAGGGAATGGGTCGATAG
- a CDS encoding DUF47 domain-containing protein — protein sequence MKLRKKDIFFETLENMADTIVQAADYFAQNITTLKENVEIFAGVMKKYESQCDSYTHTIIKELNKTFITPLERDDILDLTTSMDDVIDGLEASASRFYMYNLLDADEYIIQFAEILRQSAYEIQKAIHLLSQKKLLAIREYTIRLNDLENQGDEVLRICTKELFEKVKDPIELIKRKELYERLETTTDKCEDVANMLESIIMRNS from the coding sequence ATGAAGTTGAGAAAAAAGGACATTTTTTTTGAGACGCTCGAAAACATGGCGGATACAATTGTCCAAGCGGCAGATTACTTTGCTCAGAATATTACCACTCTCAAGGAGAATGTGGAGATTTTTGCCGGTGTGATGAAGAAGTACGAATCTCAATGCGATTCTTACACGCACACCATTATTAAGGAATTAAACAAGACGTTCATTACGCCACTAGAACGTGACGACATATTGGACCTCACCACAAGTATGGACGATGTCATCGACGGCCTGGAGGCTTCAGCCTCGCGCTTTTATATGTATAACCTTCTTGACGCGGATGAGTATATTATCCAGTTCGCAGAAATTCTGCGTCAGTCTGCTTATGAAATCCAAAAGGCTATTCACTTGCTGTCCCAGAAGAAACTACTGGCTATCCGGGAGTATACTATTCGTCTGAATGATCTGGAGAACCAAGGTGATGAAGTCCTACGGATTTGTACGAAAGAATTGTTCGAAAAGGTAAAGGACCCTATTGAGCTGATTAAGCGCAAAGAGCTTTACGAACGGTTGGAGACAACTACCGATAAATGCGAAGATGTAGCCAACATGTTGGAATCAATCATCATGCGCAACTCATAA
- a CDS encoding inorganic phosphate transporter has protein sequence MDTSLFVLGLVIFLALAFDFINGFHDTANAIATSVSTRALTPRTAIVMAASMNFIGALMFTGVAKKIGGSITDPAQLDNGIEIVIATLIAAIIWNLATWWFGIPSSSSHALIGALAGAVFVGAGSDHIKWGGFKDIVLGLVLSPLIAFAIGYVVMTILKWIFAKHSPHTVNKGFRSMQILTAAFQAFTHGTNDAQKAMGIITFALVTSGNLESMEVPLWVKISAATAMALGTSVGGWKIIKTMGTKIFKIEPINGFAADISAASVIFSATLLHLPVSTTHAITSAILGVGSAKRFSAVKWGVAGRIVVTWFITIPISAVLAGLIFKILF, from the coding sequence ATGGATACATCATTATTTGTACTAGGCTTAGTAATATTTCTCGCGCTTGCGTTTGACTTCATCAATGGCTTTCATGACACAGCTAACGCAATCGCTACCTCTGTCTCCACGCGGGCGCTAACCCCGCGAACTGCAATTGTTATGGCAGCTTCCATGAACTTTATTGGGGCATTGATGTTTACTGGAGTTGCTAAGAAAATTGGTGGAAGTATCACCGACCCGGCTCAACTAGACAACGGAATTGAGATCGTAATCGCGACATTGATTGCTGCGATTATCTGGAACTTAGCTACATGGTGGTTTGGGATTCCTTCTTCCTCCTCGCATGCATTGATTGGAGCATTAGCAGGTGCGGTCTTCGTGGGCGCAGGTTCTGACCATATCAAATGGGGCGGCTTCAAGGATATCGTGCTGGGCTTGGTACTGTCACCGCTTATTGCATTCGCTATTGGTTATGTGGTTATGACGATATTGAAATGGATCTTCGCCAAGCACAGTCCACATACGGTTAATAAAGGTTTCCGTTCCATGCAGATCCTTACTGCTGCATTCCAAGCCTTTACTCATGGTACAAATGATGCGCAGAAGGCAATGGGGATCATTACCTTTGCACTGGTGACTTCGGGTAATCTGGAATCTATGGAAGTTCCGTTGTGGGTTAAGATTTCTGCGGCTACAGCCATGGCGCTTGGAACATCTGTTGGCGGCTGGAAGATTATCAAGACGATGGGAACGAAGATTTTCAAAATCGAACCGATTAACGGTTTCGCGGCAGATATTTCTGCTGCTTCGGTTATATTCTCAGCCACGTTGCTGCATTTACCCGTGAGTACAACGCATGCCATTACATCTGCAATTTTGGGTGTAGGTTCAGCTAAGCGTTTCTCCGCAGTGAAATGGGGAGTTGCCGGACGTATCGTGGTAACTTGGTTTATTACGATTCCAATCAGTGCTGTGTTAGCGGGATTGATCTTCAAAATTCTTTTCTAG
- a CDS encoding DUF3048 domain-containing protein, which translates to MKVNRSFHPLITGLILTTLLLSACGSQTANDNIVPAVETSADPLPVVSPQSSPTADPAAAPVSGLTGLSVTESALPRPLSVMINNAPAARPQSGVSEADILYEVLAEGGVTRLIGIFQSHTGVVKIGPIRSIRPYLIDLGGSYGGVTVHAGGSQAAYAILQKEKKEDMDEIGRAGAYFWRDKSRKAPHNLYSNVDKLWEGADKLGYAKDTSVPAYSFNNPDYVPIGGEAAAEFNVYFLLKSYTLDYKYDPERRTFLRWVNGKPHMDLNNNNPVEAANVIVLGADHKVLDEVGRLQIDVELGGEAVLFQRGQAIKGRWTRKPNDLIRFVKDGQEALLYPGVTHFLIVPNSPTFSNHVTYGQPQK; encoded by the coding sequence ATGAAAGTGAATCGCTCGTTTCACCCTCTTATCACCGGCCTTATTCTTACGACTCTGCTGCTCTCCGCCTGCGGATCCCAGACTGCTAACGATAACATTGTCCCAGCAGTTGAGACTTCTGCTGATCCACTGCCAGTGGTCTCTCCACAATCCTCACCTACGGCAGATCCTGCTGCAGCTCCGGTTTCCGGCCTTACGGGATTGTCGGTTACAGAATCCGCACTCCCGCGGCCCTTATCTGTAATGATTAATAATGCTCCTGCCGCTCGGCCTCAGTCGGGAGTAAGTGAAGCTGACATTCTATATGAGGTGCTTGCCGAAGGCGGGGTTACGCGACTGATCGGAATCTTTCAAAGTCATACAGGGGTTGTCAAGATCGGGCCGATCCGCAGTATCCGTCCCTATCTGATTGATCTCGGAGGAAGCTATGGTGGAGTGACCGTGCATGCAGGCGGCAGCCAGGCAGCGTATGCCATTTTGCAGAAAGAAAAGAAAGAGGATATGGATGAGATTGGGCGGGCCGGAGCGTATTTCTGGCGGGATAAGAGTCGGAAAGCTCCCCATAATCTTTACAGCAATGTAGACAAACTATGGGAAGGTGCGGACAAGCTAGGTTACGCCAAGGATACTAGTGTTCCAGCGTACTCGTTCAACAATCCGGATTATGTACCGATCGGCGGGGAGGCTGCTGCCGAATTCAACGTTTATTTTCTTCTCAAAAGCTACACCTTGGACTACAAATATGATCCCGAACGACGGACGTTCCTAAGATGGGTGAACGGTAAGCCGCATATGGATCTGAATAATAACAATCCGGTTGAGGCTGCGAATGTAATCGTATTGGGCGCTGATCATAAGGTGCTTGATGAGGTGGGACGGCTTCAGATCGATGTTGAACTAGGCGGAGAGGCTGTGCTTTTTCAACGCGGACAAGCGATTAAGGGCAGATGGACGCGGAAGCCAAACGATTTGATCCGGTTTGTTAAGGATGGACAGGAAGCGCTGTTATATCCGGGAGTCACACACTTTTTAATTGTGCCGAATTCTCCAACCTTCAGCAACCATGTAACGTACGGTCAGCCGCAAAAGTAA
- a CDS encoding alpha/beta hydrolase family protein, giving the protein MERSIVIRHNQQELTASLHYPTKEKSTSGRCKDRVPLAVICHGFIGSRIGVDRIFVKAARELAQEGYLVIRFDYIGCGESTGTYGSEDMESLIAQTKAVLDYGLSAGDVDPTRVTLIGHSLGGAVALLTAVRDRRVKNLVLWSAVGYPFNDIVKIVGREAYDTAVKSGSADHAGYTFTPAYFNSLAAFQPFQETGKFGGDVLVIHGTSDDVIPVDYAFLYQKLFWTRPEGRCDKEIIFQADHTFSSGPAQEQVLKRTIDWMNQQEHIQQEWQNWMI; this is encoded by the coding sequence ATGGAACGGTCCATTGTAATCCGGCATAATCAACAAGAGCTGACGGCAAGTCTACACTATCCCACAAAAGAAAAGAGTACTTCTGGGCGCTGCAAGGATCGAGTACCTTTGGCAGTCATCTGCCACGGGTTTATCGGCAGCCGGATCGGTGTGGACCGTATCTTTGTTAAAGCCGCCCGTGAACTGGCACAGGAAGGATATTTGGTTATCCGGTTTGATTATATCGGGTGCGGGGAGAGTACCGGTACCTATGGCAGTGAGGATATGGAATCCCTGATTGCCCAGACCAAGGCCGTGCTTGATTATGGGCTCAGCGCCGGTGATGTAGATCCTACCCGTGTGACACTTATCGGTCATAGTTTAGGCGGGGCGGTGGCCTTGCTGACAGCCGTTCGGGATCGTCGAGTTAAGAATCTAGTGCTTTGGTCAGCCGTTGGCTATCCCTTTAATGATATTGTGAAAATTGTGGGACGGGAAGCCTATGATACAGCCGTAAAAAGCGGGTCGGCCGACCATGCAGGTTACACCTTTACGCCTGCTTATTTTAATTCATTGGCTGCCTTCCAGCCGTTTCAAGAAACCGGAAAATTTGGCGGCGATGTACTTGTCATTCACGGTACTTCTGATGATGTTATTCCGGTTGATTATGCCTTTCTGTACCAGAAGTTATTCTGGACTCGGCCAGAGGGACGGTGCGATAAAGAAATTATATTTCAGGCTGATCATACCTTCTCTTCAGGCCCTGCACAGGAGCAAGTTCTCAAGCGGACGATCGATTGGATGAACCAACAGGAGCATATCCAACAGGAGTGGCAAAATTGGATGATCTAA
- a CDS encoding amino acid ABC transporter ATP-binding protein has product MIDFHQVEKHYGHFHVLKSIDLHVQEGEVVVVVGPSGSGKSTMLRCINRLETITSGDLTVTNLTVNDRKTDINKLRKDIGMVFQHFNLYPHKRVIDNITLAPIKVLGLSKAEAEKTAMYYLEKVGIADKAQAYPSQLSGGQQQRVAIARGLAMKPKIMLFDEPTSALDPEMVGEVLDVMRALAREGMTMVVVTHEMGFAREVADRVIFMDQGQIVEEAEPEQFFASPREERTQTFLSRVLSH; this is encoded by the coding sequence ATGATCGATTTTCATCAGGTAGAAAAGCATTATGGACATTTCCACGTACTCAAAAGTATAGACCTACATGTTCAGGAAGGTGAAGTGGTAGTAGTGGTGGGTCCGTCTGGATCCGGCAAAAGCACTATGCTCCGCTGCATTAACCGCCTGGAGACGATTACTAGCGGGGATCTGACGGTTACCAATTTAACGGTTAATGACCGCAAAACGGATATAAATAAGCTGCGAAAAGATATCGGTATGGTATTTCAGCATTTTAATCTATACCCACATAAAAGAGTAATCGATAACATTACACTGGCTCCTATTAAGGTGCTAGGTCTATCTAAAGCAGAAGCTGAAAAGACGGCTATGTATTACTTGGAGAAGGTGGGTATCGCTGATAAAGCGCAGGCCTATCCATCCCAATTATCCGGTGGACAGCAGCAGCGTGTAGCTATCGCGAGAGGTCTCGCCATGAAACCGAAAATCATGCTGTTTGACGAGCCGACTTCGGCGCTTGATCCAGAAATGGTCGGGGAAGTGTTGGATGTTATGCGTGCGTTGGCCCGTGAGGGAATGACGATGGTTGTCGTTACGCATGAGATGGGTTTTGCCCGAGAGGTAGCGGATCGTGTGATATTCATGGATCAGGGGCAGATCGTGGAAGAAGCAGAACCGGAACAATTTTTTGCAAGCCCGCGAGAAGAACGTACACAGACCTTTCTTAGTCGTGTATTAAGTCATTAA
- the corA gene encoding magnesium/cobalt transporter CorA has product MIRTLAVTHKGEVLTGLPLQSIRVENYAWIWADFVMPTPEETLLLDNYFHFHHLAIEDCMHLLQLPKLDYYQDVQFFVLHALNAETLDAEEVDLFLNKNFLVSYHHQEKSEMDEAWEQVQSEIHSRKGWSGGPMAAAYRIMDKLVDKYFPSLYGIEDELADLESRGSSESVEELMSQVFDVRGRLLKLRRTIVPMRDLMYRIVNSQHVQSNGEERIYFGDIYDHLLKLTDMIEADREMTADLRDSYISLNSNRMNSIMKTLTVITTVFMPLTLIAGIYGMNFRVMPELDWKYGYFVILLLMLVLGGGMFRWFRRSGWFK; this is encoded by the coding sequence ATGATACGCACGCTTGCAGTAACACATAAGGGAGAGGTGCTGACCGGGCTACCGCTCCAGAGCATTCGTGTGGAGAACTACGCCTGGATATGGGCAGACTTTGTAATGCCTACACCGGAGGAAACATTGCTGCTGGATAACTATTTTCATTTTCACCATTTGGCGATTGAGGATTGCATGCATCTGCTGCAGCTGCCGAAGCTGGATTACTACCAGGATGTGCAGTTCTTTGTACTGCATGCACTGAATGCTGAGACATTGGATGCTGAAGAGGTTGACCTGTTTCTGAATAAAAATTTTCTGGTATCTTATCATCATCAAGAGAAGTCGGAGATGGACGAAGCTTGGGAACAGGTGCAGAGTGAAATTCACAGCCGCAAAGGCTGGTCAGGCGGACCGATGGCTGCTGCCTATAGAATCATGGACAAGCTGGTGGATAAGTATTTCCCCAGTCTCTATGGCATTGAGGACGAGCTTGCCGATCTGGAAAGCCGGGGCAGCAGTGAATCGGTAGAGGAACTGATGAGCCAGGTATTCGATGTACGCGGACGCCTGTTGAAGTTGCGGCGAACCATTGTGCCGATGCGTGATCTTATGTACCGAATTGTCAACTCGCAGCATGTCCAGAGCAACGGGGAGGAACGGATCTACTTCGGCGATATTTACGATCATCTGCTGAAGCTGACCGATATGATTGAGGCCGACCGTGAAATGACTGCCGATTTGCGGGATAGCTACATCTCCCTCAATTCGAATCGAATGAACTCTATAATGAAAACACTCACCGTAATTACGACGGTATTCATGCCGCTGACATTGATAGCCGGGATCTACGGCATGAACTTCCGGGTAATGCCGGAGCTGGACTGGAAATATGGATACTTCGTCATATTGCTGCTTATGCTGGTGCTTGGTGGAGGCATGTTCCGGTGGTTCCGGCGGAGCGGATGGTTTAAATAG
- a CDS encoding amino acid ABC transporter permease yields the protein MEFSILTDYFSIYLEGFYGTVLSSVIALVCSFLLGSIIAVFRISSVKGLRWFGTSFVEFVRNIPLLLVVYIFYYGPSALGLSLEGFTAGTIGLTVYTSAFIAEAIRAGIMAVPKGQMEAARSSGLNYFQTMVHIILPQAIKLVIPPLGNQFINLIKNSSVLTLVAGMDLMYFADIVSTETYRTFDTYIFVAVFYLVLTLPLSYGIRVWERRLQRKY from the coding sequence ATGGAATTCTCGATTTTAACAGACTATTTCAGCATCTATTTGGAAGGCTTTTATGGTACTGTCTTGTCTAGTGTAATCGCACTGGTATGCAGCTTCCTCTTAGGATCTATTATTGCTGTATTCCGCATCTCTTCCGTGAAAGGGCTGCGATGGTTCGGAACAAGTTTCGTTGAGTTTGTCCGTAACATTCCGCTGCTTCTCGTTGTATATATTTTCTACTACGGACCATCGGCTCTTGGGCTCTCACTTGAAGGGTTCACAGCTGGAACTATTGGTCTAACAGTGTATACCTCAGCCTTCATTGCAGAAGCTATTCGAGCTGGAATTATGGCGGTTCCCAAAGGTCAAATGGAGGCGGCACGTTCCTCCGGACTGAATTATTTTCAGACGATGGTACACATTATATTGCCTCAGGCGATCAAACTGGTAATTCCTCCACTGGGCAATCAGTTTATTAATCTGATTAAGAATTCGTCGGTACTGACGCTCGTAGCCGGTATGGACCTGATGTATTTTGCGGATATTGTCTCTACAGAGACGTATCGTACATTCGACACCTATATTTTTGTAGCCGTATTCTATCTGGTGCTGACACTGCCCCTTAGCTATGGAATCAGAGTGTGGGAGCGCAGATTACAGCGTAAATATTAA
- a CDS encoding amino acid ABC transporter permease, which translates to MDFAGAYSADNLKFLLDGLYITLIVAFAAIVLSFVLGCIIGVVRYTKVPVLSQLMFLFVELIRNLPLLLIIFFIRFALPEVGIRMGLITAAIAGLTIFEAAMIAEIVRGGLTSIDKGQIEAARSSGLSNFQTLWHIVLPQGLRRMVPPLVSQFISLLKDTSLAVVISLPELMHNAGIVIGHGYTYTIPTLLLVAVVYFTVNFMLSLVSRRLETKSI; encoded by the coding sequence ATGGATTTCGCTGGTGCATACTCCGCCGATAATTTGAAATTCCTGTTGGATGGATTATATATAACATTAATTGTGGCCTTTGCGGCCATTGTTCTGAGCTTTGTGCTTGGCTGTATTATCGGTGTGGTTCGGTATACGAAGGTTCCTGTGCTCTCGCAATTGATGTTCCTGTTTGTTGAGTTGATCCGTAACTTACCGCTGTTGCTGATTATATTCTTCATTCGCTTCGCACTACCGGAAGTGGGTATTAGAATGGGGTTGATTACGGCAGCTATCGCAGGTCTAACCATCTTTGAGGCTGCTATGATTGCAGAAATTGTACGCGGAGGATTAACCTCTATTGATAAAGGTCAGATTGAAGCGGCACGTTCCTCCGGTCTTAGCAACTTCCAGACCCTTTGGCATATCGTTCTGCCTCAAGGACTGCGCCGTATGGTTCCCCCTTTGGTGAGCCAGTTCATTTCGTTGTTAAAAGATACATCGCTAGCGGTAGTGATTTCGTTGCCAGAGCTGATGCATAATGCCGGTATAGTCATCGGTCACGGGTACACCTATACAATTCCTACGTTGCTGCTCGTTGCGGTCGTATATTTTACAGTTAATTTCATGCTGTCCCTTGTATCCAGACGTTTGGAGACCAAAAGTATTTAA
- a CDS encoding glutamate ABC transporter substrate-binding protein, protein MKLSKMGKLLSVMMVVSLLVIAGCGNKDNAASSDAVSKIKEHGKLVVGVKFDTKLFGLKDPASGDVQGFDIDISKAIAKHILGDENAIELKEVTSKTRIPMLNNGEIDMVVATMTITEERKKEVDFSEVYFQAGQSLLVKKGSPITGIDDVTKDTTILGSKGATSIKNIKEKVEGIKVLEFDNYQDAFSALKAGKGDALTTDDAILYGMAAQDPGYEVVGEPFTDEPYGIAMQKGNAEVVKAVNDTLAELKANGEYDKIYEKWIGKAPAK, encoded by the coding sequence ATGAAATTGTCCAAAATGGGAAAACTGCTTAGTGTCATGATGGTTGTGTCGTTACTTGTAATTGCCGGCTGTGGAAACAAAGATAACGCTGCAAGCTCAGATGCCGTCTCTAAGATTAAAGAACATGGAAAACTGGTTGTTGGCGTGAAGTTTGACACGAAGCTTTTCGGATTAAAGGACCCTGCATCCGGTGATGTACAAGGTTTTGATATCGACATCTCGAAGGCTATTGCTAAGCATATTCTAGGTGACGAGAATGCCATTGAACTTAAAGAAGTAACTTCCAAGACTCGTATTCCTATGTTGAATAACGGTGAAATTGATATGGTTGTCGCTACAATGACTATTACAGAAGAGCGCAAGAAGGAAGTTGATTTCTCAGAGGTATACTTCCAAGCTGGACAATCGCTGTTGGTGAAAAAGGGCAGCCCGATTACAGGAATTGACGATGTAACCAAAGATACAACGATTCTTGGATCGAAGGGTGCAACTTCCATCAAGAATATTAAAGAAAAAGTAGAAGGCATTAAAGTTCTTGAGTTTGATAACTACCAAGATGCATTCAGTGCACTTAAAGCCGGCAAAGGCGATGCACTTACTACTGACGATGCTATTCTATACGGTATGGCTGCGCAAGATCCTGGTTATGAAGTTGTAGGTGAACCGTTCACCGATGAGCCATACGGTATTGCGATGCAAAAAGGCAATGCTGAAGTAGTTAAAGCAGTTAATGATACACTGGCTGAACTGAAAGCGAATGGCGAATATGATAAGATTTACGAAAAATGGATTGGTAAAGCTCCAGCTAAATAA
- a CDS encoding ATP-binding protein, with protein MMGTSLMKHKYIQILMVSVGTAVAGEFKINPFNGDIFRIGLGSSAFLLFLLLMRHLPYITTGIATGVFVLLFRTSLDLVAGEGMDISQIMGRHCSAMVYYIVFASGMALIKTRLDTFHPLVLGGVAAAIDLVSNEMELLTRLVVLGTPSFHLNEWTFLMAIAMLRTYFTTGIYSSISVSQMRIVQKEQKRRIEQMLGFGSGLYGEVFYLKKSIDTLENVTLNSYDLYRSLKDEGHQPQSRQVLDITQQIHEVKKDSQRILAGLVKLVDREVTGDMPLSGILLFTVKSNTKYAEMLGKQIVFHYQITSDYTTANYIPLLTLLNNLTANAVEAIKEKGTVSLDVYEKGDLTVFTVTDSGQGVKDRDRELLFEPGFTTKFDDEGVAATGIGLSHVRDIVEVFQGEVTVGTAPYTGGALFQILIPTVMLRKEE; from the coding sequence ATGATGGGTACATCTTTAATGAAACATAAATATATACAGATTCTGATGGTTTCCGTGGGTACAGCTGTAGCCGGGGAGTTCAAAATCAATCCGTTCAACGGGGATATCTTCAGAATCGGCCTGGGCAGCAGTGCATTTCTGCTGTTTTTGCTTTTAATGAGGCATCTTCCGTATATAACCACAGGTATAGCTACCGGTGTGTTTGTTCTTCTGTTTCGTACTAGCCTAGACTTAGTAGCAGGTGAAGGAATGGATATTAGCCAGATTATGGGCAGGCATTGCTCGGCAATGGTTTATTATATTGTTTTTGCATCGGGTATGGCTCTTATAAAGACGAGGCTCGACACCTTCCATCCGCTAGTGCTTGGAGGGGTGGCGGCGGCTATTGATCTAGTCTCCAATGAAATGGAACTTTTGACCCGCTTAGTAGTGCTAGGGACGCCTTCCTTCCACCTCAATGAATGGACTTTTTTGATGGCGATCGCTATGCTGCGGACTTATTTCACTACAGGTATATACAGCAGTATTTCGGTCAGTCAAATGCGTATCGTGCAAAAGGAACAGAAGCGGCGGATTGAGCAAATGCTCGGATTTGGCTCAGGATTGTACGGAGAAGTATTTTATCTAAAAAAATCCATCGACACCTTGGAGAACGTAACCTTGAACAGCTACGATTTGTATCGCAGCCTTAAGGACGAAGGCCATCAGCCGCAGAGCCGCCAGGTGTTGGACATCACACAGCAAATTCATGAGGTGAAAAAGGATTCACAGCGTATTCTTGCAGGTCTGGTGAAGCTGGTCGACCGTGAGGTTACCGGCGATATGCCGCTGTCCGGAATCCTCCTTTTTACGGTCAAGAGCAATACAAAGTATGCCGAAATGCTGGGTAAACAAATCGTCTTTCATTATCAAATAACCTCCGATTATACCACTGCTAATTACATTCCCCTGCTAACTCTGTTGAATAACCTAACCGCCAATGCGGTTGAAGCTATTAAGGAAAAAGGAACCGTTTCTCTAGATGTTTATGAAAAAGGTGATCTCACTGTATTCACGGTTACCGATAGTGGCCAAGGGGTGAAGGATCGCGATCGTGAACTGTTATTTGAGCCGGGATTTACCACTAAATTCGATGATGAGGGTGTAGCGGCTACAGGGATTGGGCTCTCGCATGTGCGTGATATCGTCGAAGTTTTTCAAGGTGAAGTTACCGTGGGTACCGCTCCATATACAGGCGGGGCTTTGTTTCAGATCTTAATTCCTACAGTAATGCTGAGAAAGGAGGAATAG